The Vibrio cyclitrophicus sequence TATTGGTTTTGTACTGCCATTATGATATTGGAGTCGCATAATCTCTGTCGCCTACCACACAGAGATTGCTACCTATAAAGGGAATCATTTGGAGAGCCTGTGGACATCAACCTAGATATTCAGAATATCTTAGTCATCAAGCGTATGTATGAACTTCGTAATGTCAGTTTAGTGGCAGAATCATTAGGCAAAACGCCGGGCGCGATCAGTAAAAATTTAGCTAAACTCAAAAATCAACTCGATGACCCATTGTTCATTCAATCTAAACAGGGCTTTGAGCCCACATCGTTTGTTGAAGCAAACATGGCAAACTTCGACCAAATACTCGAGGGAGTTGAGGCGATAAAACACCAAGAATTTAGGCCTCAGACCTATAAAGGTGATGTCACCATCTACGCCAATACCCTGCTCTGGGAACAATTCGGTGCAACACTCTATCTTGCTTTGACCAAAGAGGCTCCCAAAGCATCGTATTCATTTGTTAGATGGGGAACGAACACGAAAAACAGAATCATCGACGGAGAAGAAGCCATCTCTGTTCATTATTTCGATGAGACCCTACCACAATCCATTAGTCAAAATGAGGTTGGAAAAGGAAAAATCGTGTTCTTTGTTCGAGATGGTCACAAAGCGAAGAACTTCGAGGCACTCGTAAATTACCCGATCATTCTATTTAAAACACCCGGCTGGAATGACTATAGATATCCAATACTCGACCGCCTTAGAAAGGTGGGATTTAACGTCACCCCAAAAGTAGAAATTGACCATCCAGCTATGGTTCACGACATCATTTTAAAGTCGGACCATTTTGGAATCACACTCGATGGGAGCGTGCCAGAGGGATGTCGCAGTATTGACTTGCCGGAGAAACTCACTATCGACGTAAGCTATGTGATGAGTTGTCGTCGTTCGCAAAAAGACGCACCGATAAATCAATGGCTTCTTACTATTTTAAAGTCCGTCCTAAGCAGTAAGTAAACGTAGCTTTGCCTATACGTCTCTGATGTTTTTAATGAAAAGAAGGCTCCAACAGGAGCCTTTGTGATTGTGACTATTCGCTTATGTTTTTATTTTAAAATGCTTCTTCGAGCGTTTGTTCATTCTTTTTTCCTGCTTGTTTCTCGCTTACTTCTACCTCTTTCAAGCGCGCCGTAAAGTGTCTTAATACTGGCGGTTCATAGGTAAAGTCGAGCCCTTTCACTTTACCTGCGTTCTCTTTCACTTTTTCGAACGCTTCGATAATGAAATCCATGTGGGTTTGTGTGTACGTCGCGCGTGGAATGGTTAAGCGTAATAACTCCGCAGGGCATGGATGTTGCTCGCCCGTTGCAGGATCACGGCCTTGCAATAACGAACCAATCTCAACCGCTCTAATACCGGCTACTTTGTACAGTTCGCACGCCAAAGCATGTGCTGGGAACTGACCAGCAGGAATATGAGGTAACAGTTTACCCGCATCCACAAACGCAGCGTGACCGCCTGCTTGTTGACATACGATGCCCATCGCTTCTAAGCCATCAACGAGGTATTGAACCTGACCGATGCGATACTCCAACCAATCTTGACGCATGCCGTCATAAAGGCCAACCGCAAGACGCTCCATCGCGCCGCCTTCCAAGCCACCATAAGTTGGGAAACCCTCTTGCACAACACACAAGGTGCGACACTCTGTGTACACATCCATGAAGGAGTCGTCTTTAAAGCACAACAAACCGCCCATTTGTACCATGGCATCTTTCTTGGCCGACATAGCCAAACCATCTGCGTATTTGTATGACTCACGCGTGATCTGTTCGATGGTCCAATCCTGATAACCCGCTTCACGTTGCTGAATGAAGTAAGCATTTTCAGCGTAGCGCGCAGAGTCCATGATCACAGGAATATCGTACTTCTGAGCGATTTCATAAACGGCTTTTAGGTTGGCGATAGACACTGGCTGTCCACCAGCAGAGTTACAAGTAATGGTACTCACAATGTAAGGAACGTTGGCAGCGCCCGCTTCTAAGATCGCCTCTTCCAATTTCACGATATCGAAGTTTCCTTTGAAGTCGGCATTCACTGAGGTATCAAACGCTTCTTTGGTATAAACGTTCTTCGCCACGCAGCAATTCACTTGAGTGTGGCCTTGCGTGGTATCGAAGAAGTAGTTCGACAAAGCGACCATTTTGCTGCGGTCGAGTCCCTTTTCCATTTCACGCTTCTTAATCAAAACAGGAATGTAAATCTGCTCTGCGCCACGCCCTTGGTGTGTTGGAATCGTCAATTTATAGCCGAAGATATCCTTAACCGCATTCGACAGTGCATAGTAACTGCGACTGCCACTGTAGGCTTCATCACCCATCAACATCGCAGCTTGCATACGTTGTGTGATTGAACCTGTACCGCTGTCGGTCAGCAAATCGATGAACACGTCATCACTGTCGAGTAGAAATGGATTCATACCCGCTTCGACAATGGCTTGCTCACGATAAGCGCGAGTTGTTCTTTTTACTGGTTCTACAACGCGAATACGAAACGGTTCTGGTAGATGTTTGAAATTTTCCATAATAGTACCTTTCAACAAATTCAGCTTAAGGGGAAAAAGCCAAATTCATTATTTTTAGATGTCACGAGTCATCACCATTAATTTTATTTAACGCACGATCACACTCGTGATAATTACGATAAAAATTAATAGCTAGAAATAAATTATTTAATCAATGACGTATTGATTGGAGTCCAATTAATAATGACTAAGAGATAAAGAAACCGATGCACAACAATACAAACAGAAAACGCATGAGTTACGACATATCTTAAAGACGAAATTAATAGGATTGGGCAAAGCTCAAGGGCTCTGCTGGCGCGTGACGCCTAGAAGGTACTACTCTGAAGAAAGGTGGAACGAGAGCTGGTGATCTAAAGTATACCAAGCTAACAAGGTTAGCCAAGTTGTTGATTGCCATTTCAGATACATGTTCACAATATATCCCTAAGTTGAAATCAAGATGATCCGAAATATAAATATAGTGAAATTATTTTATAAATAAAGCTTAGAAAAGTATAAATGTGATCAATATTTAGAATGGTAATTAAATACGATAGCGTATTATATAAACTGTGAATATCGTCAGTTTATATACTATTAAACTAGTTCATGGAATTAACTAAGCGTTGAAAATTCACTGCGGTAATAGAGGATTAATTATAACTAATGGTAAATAAAACAAGCTCTGATAATCACTGAGTTAAGTTAACTTCAGCCTCATCAGAGCTTAATTGCTTGTGTTTGTATTACTGCCATAGCTATTGCCATTAAATCGGGTTACTTCTTCTTAACCACTTGTTTAATCGCCATTTCAGCTAACTTCGGTGTCGCGGCTTTCAGCGCACTGGGTGCCACCTTCTTACCGGCTTTTACCGCTTTGTTAAGCTGCCCTTTAACCGACGTCCCTCTTTTCATTGCTTCAAAACGTTGGCGGTTTCTCTGCACATTGTTTGCGTCAGCGATACGCTCGAGCAACGTTTGCCTTAATACATCTAAACCAAACTGCGCTTTTTCAGGAGCAATCGCCAGTGGCAATGCAATATCGGGTTGTAGCAGTGTTTGATTATATTCGAGCGCTTGAGCAATGATCTTCGCTTTCGCCGATGTTGGGCTATCTAAATCATACGGCGGTTGCCAATCGTCTACAGGCTTTAATCTATCTACTTGATTGACAACCGTGACAACTATCGGCTTCTTACGTGAGATGTTCTTCGGCTCTTCATAGAAAGCGTCAAACTTGCCCTTCAACTGTTTATCCAACTCACGAGCCGATTGATTGGCTTTAAGCACCCAAAGCACCACATCGGCTTGAGTCATCTCTTTCAGCATTAAGGCTTCGGTTTTAGGATTGCCATCAAGCCCCTGAAGATCAACCACGCGAACATCATTGTCATCGACAAACGCGTTGTAAACGGTTGAACTATCGGTTGATGGCAGAACGTCGACCTCGGCAACAAGCTCTTGCTTAAGCGCATTAATGAGTGAGGACTTCCCAGAGCTGGTTTGCCCCACCAGCACAATTCGTACAGGCTCTAATTCAGGAGCAAAACGTTGTTCATCAAGTTCAGAAACATCGGACGCTTTCAGTGCCTCATCTTCAATGCTGAATCGACCGCTATAGAGATCAATTGCGACCGCAGCTACTTCATCGAGTAAAGCTTGTTTGGCAGCATATTGCATGTCATCTACCACACCTTTAGTCATGGTAGATGTCGCTTGCTCTCGACCTAAATCAGAAATCACCTTGAGTGGATTCAAATATAGGTTTTTAAGGTGGTTACCCCAAATAGCCGCTTTGAAGATCTTCTGCCCTAGCTCACCATATTTGTCATAGGCTTCGTAGCCCGCTTTGATGTATGAAACCTTAAGATACTCAATGCCCGGAATGTGTTCTTTCACCACCAACTTATAGCGGCGGCTAACCTCTTCAAATAACTTAAGCCCTTCAGGAATCGAAAAATCGAGCGATTTCTTATCAAACTTTTTGGCGACAAACTCAAGCACCTCTAAACCAGTTTGGTCGAGGTTACCCCACTCTATTTCGTTACTTAATTGCTGTCGCACATAGTGTTTTGAATCATTCCAAATCAACAGCTCAGCTTGCGACCATTCATCGGATGCTTTGACCATCGCATCCTTTACTAACGCCTCATTGATATCAGCACTCTTAGGCGATGATTCGGTTTCACCCTCTCTTTCTGGATTGGCAGACGTATTGCTATAAATGGGTTGACTAGAAGAACGGCTAGAAATGTATAAAGGAATGGTGAACACCAAGGTACTCATGGCAATGGCAATCGACATTTCCAACAGATAGCCGTATTTAACCGCCAAGAAAACACCAAAACCCATCATGATAATGCTTGGGAAGATGGCCGAAATCAGAGCAATACCCCAGCGGCCGCTCGATAGCACTGCCAGTAATCTAAATAGATTTCTAATTTTCTTCATAACCCGACGCCGCCTTTCCTTTTTTCAGGGATTCTTTGTAGATCTTCTGCATCTCTTGTTCAGACACTTCTTCACCTTTGTTCTTATGATAGAAGTAAAAACACGCCGCTCGGCCTAAACCATAGCTGGTGCCGAAACTCATGGCGGCGGCTGCAACCGCTCCGACCGTTTGACCATAAACCGGAATCAACTTTATCAGCTGTCGAGTGCCCAGCTTCATGCCGTATTGCACTGCAAAGCTGCTTCCCAAAGTGCCTATTAGCTCGCTAAA is a genomic window containing:
- a CDS encoding LysR family transcriptional regulator produces the protein MDINLDIQNILVIKRMYELRNVSLVAESLGKTPGAISKNLAKLKNQLDDPLFIQSKQGFEPTSFVEANMANFDQILEGVEAIKHQEFRPQTYKGDVTIYANTLLWEQFGATLYLALTKEAPKASYSFVRWGTNTKNRIIDGEEAISVHYFDETLPQSISQNEVGKGKIVFFVRDGHKAKNFEALVNYPIILFKTPGWNDYRYPILDRLRKVGFNVTPKVEIDHPAMVHDIILKSDHFGITLDGSVPEGCRSIDLPEKLTIDVSYVMSCRRSQKDAPINQWLLTILKSVLSSK
- the tnaA gene encoding tryptophanase, whose protein sequence is MENFKHLPEPFRIRVVEPVKRTTRAYREQAIVEAGMNPFLLDSDDVFIDLLTDSGTGSITQRMQAAMLMGDEAYSGSRSYYALSNAVKDIFGYKLTIPTHQGRGAEQIYIPVLIKKREMEKGLDRSKMVALSNYFFDTTQGHTQVNCCVAKNVYTKEAFDTSVNADFKGNFDIVKLEEAILEAGAANVPYIVSTITCNSAGGQPVSIANLKAVYEIAQKYDIPVIMDSARYAENAYFIQQREAGYQDWTIEQITRESYKYADGLAMSAKKDAMVQMGGLLCFKDDSFMDVYTECRTLCVVQEGFPTYGGLEGGAMERLAVGLYDGMRQDWLEYRIGQVQYLVDGLEAMGIVCQQAGGHAAFVDAGKLLPHIPAGQFPAHALACELYKVAGIRAVEIGSLLQGRDPATGEQHPCPAELLRLTIPRATYTQTHMDFIIEAFEKVKENAGKVKGLDFTYEPPVLRHFTARLKEVEVSEKQAGKKNEQTLEEAF
- a CDS encoding 50S ribosome-binding GTPase codes for the protein MKKIRNLFRLLAVLSSGRWGIALISAIFPSIIMMGFGVFLAVKYGYLLEMSIAIAMSTLVFTIPLYISSRSSSQPIYSNTSANPEREGETESSPKSADINEALVKDAMVKASDEWSQAELLIWNDSKHYVRQQLSNEIEWGNLDQTGLEVLEFVAKKFDKKSLDFSIPEGLKLFEEVSRRYKLVVKEHIPGIEYLKVSYIKAGYEAYDKYGELGQKIFKAAIWGNHLKNLYLNPLKVISDLGREQATSTMTKGVVDDMQYAAKQALLDEVAAVAIDLYSGRFSIEDEALKASDVSELDEQRFAPELEPVRIVLVGQTSSGKSSLINALKQELVAEVDVLPSTDSSTVYNAFVDDNDVRVVDLQGLDGNPKTEALMLKEMTQADVVLWVLKANQSARELDKQLKGKFDAFYEEPKNISRKKPIVVTVVNQVDRLKPVDDWQPPYDLDSPTSAKAKIIAQALEYNQTLLQPDIALPLAIAPEKAQFGLDVLRQTLLERIADANNVQRNRQRFEAMKRGTSVKGQLNKAVKAGKKVAPSALKAATPKLAEMAIKQVVKKK